A portion of the Mycobacterium paraseoulense genome contains these proteins:
- a CDS encoding NuoB/complex I 20 kDa subunit family protein encodes MGLEEQLPGGILLSTVEKVAGYVRKNSLWPATFGLACCAIEMMATAGPRFDIARFGMERFSATPRQADLMIVAGRVSQKMAPVLRQIYDQMGEPKWVLAMGVCASSGGMFNNYAIVQGVDHIVPVDIYLPGCPPRPEMLLHAILKLHEKIQQMPLGVNREEAIAEAEQAALSARPTIEMRGLLR; translated from the coding sequence GTGGGTCTCGAAGAACAGCTGCCCGGTGGGATTCTGCTGTCCACGGTCGAGAAGGTGGCCGGCTATGTCCGCAAGAACTCCCTGTGGCCGGCGACGTTCGGGTTGGCCTGCTGCGCCATCGAGATGATGGCAACGGCCGGGCCGAGATTCGACATCGCGCGGTTCGGCATGGAGCGGTTCTCGGCGACTCCGCGACAGGCGGACCTGATGATCGTGGCCGGGCGGGTGAGCCAGAAGATGGCACCGGTGCTGCGCCAGATCTACGACCAGATGGGCGAGCCGAAGTGGGTGCTGGCCATGGGCGTGTGCGCGTCGTCCGGCGGGATGTTCAACAACTACGCGATCGTGCAGGGCGTGGACCACATCGTCCCGGTGGACATCTACCTGCCCGGCTGCCCGCCGCGCCCGGAGATGCTGCTGCACGCAATCCTCAAGCTGCACGAGAAGATTCAACAGATGCCGCTTGGCGTCAACCGCGAAGAAGCGATCGCCGAGGCCGAGCAGGCGGCGCTGTCGGCCCGGCCCACGATCGAGATGCGCGGGCTGCTGCGATGA
- a CDS encoding NADH-quinone oxidoreductase subunit A translates to MNVYIPILVLGAIAAAFAVGSVVIASLAGPSRYNRSKMAPYECGIEPTATPVSGPHATPGQRFPVKYYLTAMLFIVFDIEIVFLYPWAVSYDALGTFALVEMVVFMLTVFVAYAYVWRRGGLTWD, encoded by the coding sequence TTGAACGTCTACATACCCATCCTGGTACTCGGAGCGATAGCCGCGGCCTTCGCCGTCGGATCGGTGGTGATCGCGAGCCTGGCCGGCCCGTCGCGCTACAACAGGTCGAAGATGGCCCCCTACGAGTGCGGCATCGAGCCCACCGCAACGCCGGTGAGTGGCCCGCACGCGACGCCCGGCCAGCGGTTCCCGGTGAAGTATTACCTGACCGCAATGCTGTTTATCGTCTTCGACATCGAAATCGTGTTCTTGTATCCCTGGGCGGTCAGTTATGACGCGCTGGGAACGTTCGCGTTGGTCGAGATGGTGGTGTTCATGCTCACGGTTTTCGTGGCGTACGCCTATGTGTGGCGCCGCGGCGGCCTGACGTGGGATTGA
- a CDS encoding Rv3143 family two-component system response regulator gives MSDSSPESSVALRILVYSDNARTREQVIRALGKHLHPDLPELTYLEVATAPMVVRQMDEGGIDLAILDGEATPTGGMGIAKQLKDELATCPPIVVLTGRPDDAWLANWSRAEAAVPHPIDPIVLGRTVLGLLRTPTR, from the coding sequence GTGTCGGACTCCAGCCCCGAATCCAGCGTCGCCCTGCGGATCCTGGTCTACAGCGATAACGCCAGAACCCGCGAACAAGTGATCCGGGCGCTGGGCAAGCATCTGCATCCGGACCTGCCCGAGCTGACCTACCTCGAGGTGGCGACCGCCCCGATGGTGGTGCGGCAGATGGACGAGGGCGGCATCGACTTGGCCATCCTGGACGGGGAGGCCACCCCCACCGGCGGCATGGGAATCGCCAAACAACTCAAGGACGAACTCGCGACGTGCCCGCCGATCGTGGTGCTCACCGGACGCCCGGACGACGCCTGGCTGGCGAACTGGTCGCGGGCCGAGGCCGCCGTGCCGCATCCCATCGATCCCATCGTGCTGGGCCGCACGGTGCTCGGACTGCTGCGCACCCCCACTCGCTAG
- the nuoE gene encoding NADH-quinone oxidoreductase subunit NuoE — protein MTGPQGQPVFIRLGPPPEEPNAFVTEGAPQTYSPEVRARLEVDAKEIIGRYPNKRSALLPLLHLVQAEDSYLTPAGLEFCGEQLGLTGAEVSAVASFYTMYRRGPTGDYLVGVCTNTLCAIMGGDAVFDALKEHLGIGNDETTPDGSVTLQHIECNAACDYAPVVMVNWEFYDNQTPESARDLVDSLRSGEPKRPTRGAPLCAFRETSRILAGLPDPRADEGQGGAGEATLAGLRVAKEHGMSAPTPPAGRS, from the coding sequence GTGACCGGCCCGCAAGGACAGCCGGTCTTCATCCGGCTCGGACCCCCGCCGGAGGAACCCAACGCGTTCGTCACCGAGGGTGCGCCGCAAACGTATTCACCCGAGGTCCGGGCGCGGCTCGAGGTCGACGCCAAGGAGATCATCGGCCGCTACCCCAACAAGCGCTCCGCGCTGCTGCCGCTGCTGCACCTGGTCCAGGCCGAGGACTCCTACCTGACCCCGGCCGGCTTGGAGTTCTGCGGCGAGCAGCTGGGGCTCACCGGCGCCGAGGTGTCGGCGGTGGCGAGCTTCTACACGATGTACCGCCGCGGGCCCACCGGCGACTACCTCGTCGGCGTCTGCACCAACACGCTGTGCGCGATCATGGGCGGCGACGCCGTATTCGACGCCCTGAAAGAGCATTTGGGCATCGGCAACGACGAGACCACCCCCGACGGGTCGGTCACTCTGCAACACATCGAATGCAACGCCGCCTGCGACTACGCCCCGGTGGTGATGGTCAACTGGGAGTTCTACGACAACCAGACACCGGAGTCGGCGCGCGACCTCGTCGACTCGCTGCGCTCCGGTGAGCCAAAACGTCCCACCCGCGGCGCCCCGCTGTGCGCCTTCCGCGAGACGTCGCGCATCCTCGCCGGCCTGCCCGACCCGCGCGCCGACGAAGGCCAGGGCGGCGCGGGTGAGGCCACCCTGGCGGGTCTGAGGGTCGCCAAGGAACACGGCATGTCCGCGCCCACTCCCCCGGCGGGCCGGTCATGA
- the nuoF gene encoding NADH-quinone oxidoreductase subunit NuoF, producing MTNSQATPLTPVISRFWDDPQSWTLETYRRHDGYEAMKKALAMAPDDVIATVKDSGLRGRGGAGFSTGTKWSFIPQGDTGAAAKPHYLVVNADESEPGTCKDIPLMLATPHVLVEGVIIAAYAIRASHAFIYVRGEVLPVLRRLQNAVAEAYAAGYLGRDINGSGFDLELVVHAGAGAYICGEETALLDSLEGRRGQPRLRPPFPAVAGLYGCPTVINNVETIASVPSIILNGVEWFRSMGSEKSPGFTLYSLSGHVAKPGQYEAPLGITLRELLAYAGGVRAGHRLKFWTPGGSSTPLLTDEHLDVPLDYEGVGGVGSMLGTKALEIFDETTCVVRAVRRWTYFYKHESCGKCTPCREGTFWLDQIYERLETGRGTSEDIDKLLDISDTILGKSFCALGDGAASPVMSSIEYFRDEYVAHVEGGGCPFDPRDSMLMANGGNA from the coding sequence ATGACGAACTCACAGGCGACGCCGCTGACCCCGGTCATCAGCCGGTTCTGGGACGACCCGCAGTCGTGGACTCTGGAGACCTACCGGCGTCACGACGGCTACGAGGCGATGAAGAAGGCGCTGGCCATGGCGCCCGACGACGTGATCGCCACCGTCAAGGACTCCGGGTTGCGGGGCCGCGGCGGGGCCGGCTTCTCGACCGGGACGAAGTGGTCGTTCATCCCGCAGGGCGACACCGGCGCGGCCGCCAAGCCGCATTACCTGGTGGTCAACGCCGACGAGTCGGAACCCGGTACGTGCAAAGACATTCCGCTGATGCTGGCGACGCCGCACGTCCTCGTCGAGGGCGTCATCATCGCCGCTTACGCGATCAGGGCCAGCCACGCGTTCATCTACGTGCGCGGGGAGGTGCTGCCCGTGCTGCGCCGCCTGCAGAACGCGGTGGCCGAGGCCTACGCCGCCGGTTACCTGGGCCGCGACATCAACGGCTCGGGCTTCGACCTGGAGCTGGTGGTGCACGCCGGCGCCGGCGCGTACATCTGCGGTGAGGAGACGGCGCTGCTCGATTCGCTGGAAGGCCGGCGCGGCCAGCCACGGCTGCGGCCGCCGTTCCCCGCGGTGGCGGGGCTCTACGGCTGCCCGACGGTGATCAACAACGTCGAGACCATCGCCAGCGTGCCGTCCATCATCCTCAACGGGGTCGAATGGTTCCGGTCGATGGGCAGCGAGAAATCCCCTGGCTTCACGCTGTATTCGCTGTCGGGGCACGTCGCCAAGCCCGGCCAGTACGAGGCCCCGCTGGGTATCACGCTGCGCGAGTTGCTCGCCTACGCCGGCGGGGTGCGGGCCGGGCACCGGCTCAAGTTCTGGACACCCGGCGGGTCGTCCACCCCCCTGCTCACCGACGAGCACCTCGACGTGCCGCTGGACTACGAGGGTGTGGGCGGGGTGGGCTCGATGCTGGGCACCAAGGCGCTGGAGATCTTCGACGAAACCACCTGCGTGGTGCGCGCCGTGCGCCGCTGGACCTACTTCTACAAGCACGAGTCGTGCGGCAAGTGCACCCCCTGCCGGGAGGGCACCTTCTGGCTGGACCAGATCTACGAGCGGCTGGAAACCGGCAGGGGCACCAGCGAGGACATCGACAAGCTGTTGGACATCTCCGACACCATCTTGGGAAAGTCGTTCTGCGCGTTGGGCGACGGCGCCGCCAGCCCGGTCATGTCGTCGATCGAGTACTTCCGCGACGAATACGTGGCCCACGTCGAAGGCGGTGGATGCCCGTTCGATCCCCGAGACTCCATGCTGATGGCCAACGGAGGTAACGCGTGA
- the nuoD gene encoding NADH dehydrogenase (quinone) subunit D — protein sequence MSTITDSTNGGGGAESPETVLVAGGQDWDQIVDAARKADPGERIVVNMGPQHPSTHGVLRLILEIEGETVTEVRCGVGYLHTGIEKNLEYRYWTQGVTFVTRMDYLAPFFNETAYCLGVEKLLGITDQIPERVNVIRVMMMELNRISSHLVALATGGMELGAMTPMFVGFRGREIVLTLFEKISGLRMNSAYIRPGGVAQDLPPGAETDIAEALEPLRQVLREMGDLLNENAIWKARTQDIGYLDLTGCMALGITGPILRATGLPHDLRKSEPYCGYENYEFDVMTADTCDAYGRYMIRVNEMWESIKIVEQCLDKLKPGPIMVEDRKIAWPADLKVGPDGMGNSPEHIAKIMGGSMEALIHHFKLVTEGIRVPAGQVYTAVESPRGELGVHMVSDGGTRPYRVHYRDPSFTNLQSVAAMCEGGMVADLITAVASIDPVMGGVDR from the coding sequence ATGAGCACAATCACTGACTCGACCAACGGTGGGGGCGGCGCCGAAAGCCCGGAGACCGTGCTGGTCGCCGGTGGCCAGGACTGGGACCAGATCGTCGACGCCGCCCGCAAGGCGGACCCCGGCGAGCGGATCGTCGTCAACATGGGTCCCCAGCACCCGTCCACGCACGGGGTGCTGCGGCTGATCCTGGAGATCGAAGGGGAAACGGTCACCGAGGTCCGCTGCGGAGTCGGCTACCTGCACACCGGGATCGAGAAGAACCTCGAATACCGGTACTGGACCCAGGGCGTCACCTTCGTGACCCGAATGGATTATCTGGCACCGTTTTTCAACGAGACCGCGTACTGCCTGGGCGTGGAGAAGCTGCTCGGCATCACCGATCAGATCCCGGAGCGGGTCAACGTCATCCGGGTGATGATGATGGAACTCAACCGGATCTCCTCGCATCTGGTCGCACTCGCCACCGGCGGCATGGAACTGGGGGCGATGACCCCGATGTTCGTCGGTTTCCGCGGCCGCGAGATCGTCCTGACCCTGTTCGAGAAGATCTCGGGTTTGCGGATGAACAGCGCCTACATCCGGCCCGGGGGCGTCGCGCAGGACCTGCCGCCGGGCGCGGAGACCGACATCGCCGAAGCCCTCGAGCCGCTGCGCCAGGTGCTGCGCGAAATGGGCGATCTGCTCAACGAGAACGCCATCTGGAAGGCCCGCACCCAGGACATCGGCTACCTCGACCTGACCGGCTGCATGGCGCTGGGCATCACCGGGCCCATCCTGCGCGCCACCGGGTTGCCCCACGATCTGCGCAAGAGCGAGCCGTACTGCGGATACGAAAACTACGAATTCGACGTGATGACCGCTGACACGTGTGATGCTTACGGCCGCTACATGATTCGCGTCAACGAGATGTGGGAGTCGATCAAGATCGTCGAGCAGTGTCTGGACAAGTTGAAGCCGGGCCCGATCATGGTCGAGGACCGCAAGATCGCCTGGCCGGCCGACCTGAAGGTGGGCCCGGACGGCATGGGCAACTCACCGGAGCACATCGCCAAGATCATGGGCGGCTCGATGGAGGCGTTGATCCACCACTTCAAGCTGGTCACCGAGGGCATCAGGGTTCCGGCGGGCCAGGTCTACACCGCGGTGGAATCGCCGCGCGGGGAGCTGGGCGTGCACATGGTGAGTGACGGCGGCACCCGGCCCTACCGGGTGCACTACCGCGACCCGTCGTTCACCAACCTGCAGTCGGTCGCCGCAATGTGCGAGGGCGGGATGGTGGCCGACCTGATCACCGCGGTCGCCAGCATCGACCCGGTGATGGGCGGGGTGGACCGGTGA
- a CDS encoding NADH-quinone oxidoreductase subunit C, which produces MSSPDHDPQEAATEGGGPPRADGEVIGVRRGMFGISDSGDTTGYGRLVRQITLPGGSPRPYGGYFDDVVDRLAEALSGSGAEFEEAVEKVVVYRDELTLHVRRDKLVALAQRLRDEPELRFEMCLGVSGVHYPNETGRELHAVYPLQSITHNRRVRLEVAVPDEDPHIPSLYGVYPTCDWHERETYDFFGIIFDGHPSLTRIEMPDDWHGHPQRKDYPLGGIPVEYKGAQIPPPDERRAYN; this is translated from the coding sequence ATGAGCTCGCCGGATCACGACCCTCAGGAAGCGGCGACCGAAGGCGGTGGGCCGCCCCGCGCCGACGGCGAGGTGATCGGCGTGCGCCGCGGCATGTTCGGCATCTCCGATTCCGGCGACACCACCGGCTACGGGCGGCTGGTGCGGCAGATCACCCTCCCGGGCGGCAGCCCGCGGCCCTACGGCGGCTACTTCGACGACGTGGTGGACCGGCTGGCCGAGGCGTTGAGCGGCAGCGGTGCCGAATTCGAAGAAGCGGTCGAGAAAGTCGTGGTGTACCGCGACGAGCTGACGCTGCACGTTCGCCGCGACAAGCTGGTGGCCCTGGCCCAGCGCCTGCGCGACGAACCGGAGCTGCGGTTCGAGATGTGCCTGGGCGTCAGCGGGGTGCACTACCCCAACGAGACGGGCCGCGAACTGCACGCGGTGTACCCGTTGCAGTCGATCACGCACAATCGCCGCGTCCGCCTGGAAGTGGCTGTGCCCGACGAGGATCCGCACATCCCGTCGCTGTACGGGGTCTATCCGACCTGCGACTGGCACGAGCGCGAAACCTACGACTTCTTCGGCATCATCTTCGACGGACACCCGTCGCTGACCCGCATCGAGATGCCCGACGACTGGCATGGCCACCCGCAACGCAAGGACTATCCCCTCGGCGGCATCCCGGTGGAGTACAAGGGAGCCCAGATACCCCCGCCCGACGAGCGGAGAGCGTACAACTGA